From the genome of Calliopsis andreniformis isolate RMS-2024a unplaced genomic scaffold, iyCalAndr_principal scaffold0022, whole genome shotgun sequence, one region includes:
- the Yki gene encoding transcriptional coactivator yki has product MALNQDVDQLSKSNLVVRIDQNSESDLQALFDSVLKPDSKRPLQVPLRMRNLPDSFFNPPSTGSKSPSISHSRENSADSAFGTAVAAAAAPGGNATGSQGTGSAGAGAGAGAGAGASATGGSGNAGGGSGSNGAAGAAAAAAVAAAAAAGLTVAHPRAHSSPASLQQTYASAQQAPQHAPQPHARHHHHQKQRSYDVISTVDDLGPLPHGWEQARTPEGQIYFLNHLTRTTTWEDPRKTAAAANVAAVAAAVDNGKSSSGATNALGPLPDGWEQARTPEGEIYFINHQTRTTSWFDPRIPTHLQRAPTSGAMLPQNWLQQQQPTGGGIQSSQTLQVCQQKLRLQSLQMERERLKQRQQEIMRQQELMLRQSTTEAAMDPFLSGINEQHARQESADSGLGLGSAYSLPHTPEDFLANIDDNMDGTSDGGAPMETPDLSTLSDNIDSTDDLVPSLQLSEDFSSDILDDVQSLINPNTTKPENVLTWL; this is encoded by the exons ATGGCGCTGAACCAGGACGTGGACCAGTTGTCTAAGAGCAATCTCGTGGTGAGGATCGACCAGAATTCGGAGTCCGATCTCCAGGCGCTGTTCGACAGCGTCCTGAAGCCAGACTCGAAGCGTCCGCTGCAAGTGCCACTGCGCATGCGCAATCTACCAGATTCCTTCTTCAATCCACCGTCGACGGGCAGCAAGAGCCCCTCGATCTCGCATTCCCGGGAGAATTCGGCGGATTCGGCGTTCGGCACCGCGGTCGCGGCCGCCGCCGCGCCAGGCGGCAACGCGACCGGCTCCCAGGGCACCGGGTCAGCCGGGGCTGGGGCAGGGGCCGGGGCAGGGGCAGGGGCATCGGCTACTGGCGGCAGCGGGAACGCCGGCGGAGGCAGCGGGTCGAACGGAGCCGCAGGTGCGGCCGCGGCGGCTGCAGTCGCGGCGGCGGCCGCGGCTGGCCTCACCGTCGCTCATCCTCGCGCCCACAGCAGCCCCGCTTCCCTCCAGCAGACGTACGCGTCCGCTCAGCAGGCGCCCCAGCACGCGCCCCAGCCGCACGCGCGTCACCACCATCACCAGAAGCAGCGCAGCTACGATGTCATCAGCACGGTCGACGACCTGGGTCCCCTGCCGCATGGATGGGAACAGGCGCGCACCCCCGAGGGACAGATCTACTTCCTCAA CCACCTGACGCGAACCACGACATGGGAGGATCCGCGGAAAACAGCGGCCGCGGCGAACGTGGCCGCCGTGGCCGCCGCCGTCGACAATGGGAAATCGAGCAGCGGTGCTACCAATGCCCTGGGCCCGCTACCAGATGGCTGGGAACAGGCACGCACTCCTGAAGGGGAGATCTATTTTATCAATCACCAGACGCGCACCACCTCCTGGTTCGATCCGAGAATCC CGACCCATCTTCAGAGGGCTCCAACTTCTGGTGCTATGCTGCCGCAGAATTGGCTGCAACAACAGCAACCCACAGGTGGTGGCATACAGAGCAGTCAAACGTTGCAAGTGTGTCAACAGAAACTTCGTCTTCAGTCGCTGCAGATGGAACGCGAACGTCTCAAGCAACGGCAGCAGGAAATCATGCGTCAG CAAGAGTTGATGCTCCGACAAAGCACTACCGAAGCAGCGATGGATCCATTCTTATCGGGAATTAATGAGCAACACGCACGTCAGGAGAGCGCGGACAGTGGCCTGGGTCTTGGCTCTGCTTACTCTCTTCCTCACACTCCGGAAGACTTTCTGGCGAACATAGATGACAACATGGATGGTACAAGCG ATGGAGGCGCACCCATGGAGACACCAGATCTTTCTACTTTGAGTGATAACATCGACTCGACCGATGATCTCGTCCCATCGTTACAG TTGAGCGAAGATTTCAGTAGCGATATTTTGGACGACGTGCAATCGCTCATAAATCCGAACACGACGAAACCTGAAAACGTGCTGACGTGGCTGTAG